In the genome of Triticum urartu cultivar G1812 chromosome 5, Tu2.1, whole genome shotgun sequence, one region contains:
- the LOC125508701 gene encoding probable protein phosphatase 2C 73: MGICCSREGGGRELEETEGWFPWKHDDFLQEQLAGAAGVSMHTKQGWKGVNQDAMAACQDFAGHKGQIFCGVFDGHGPLGRDVARHVRDSLPKKLSASLAPSTEDDAPSSNSNADVDSFDKSDCTSSSDASDENQLLSSWKSLIVKAFEDVDEELRQHSGIDCLCSGTTAVTVVRQGDHLIIANLGDSRAVLCTRDSKGRPVSVQITTDLKPDLPGEAERILICKGRIFAMDDEPDVPRLWLPDQDAPGLAMARAFGDFCLKNHGLICTPEVYYRKLSEKDDFLVLATDGIWDVLSNKEVVKIVSSVSDRSKAAKQLVDRAVRAWRRKFPTSMVDDCAAVCLFLKPAAISSEEGSTTKPPQAPVLSFTGSFRKALGGGEAEEGTAVWRALEGVARVNSVIRLPRMLSRRWRSASMDENNDQESSKAD; encoded by the exons ATGGGGATCTGCTGCAGCAGGGAAGGAGGGGGGAGGGAGCTCGAGGAGACGGAGGGGTGGTTCCCGTGGAAGCACGACGACTTCTTGCAGGAGCAGCTCGCCGGCGCCGCTGGGGTGTCCATGCACACCAAGCAAGGCTGGAAGGGCGTCAACCAGGACGCCATGGCCGCCTGCCAG GACTTCGCCGGGCACAAGGGCCAGATCTTCTGCGGGGTGTTCGACGGGCACGGGCCCCTCGGCCGGGACGTCGCCCGGCATGTCCGGGACTCCCTTCCCAAGAAGCTGTCCGCCTCCCTGGCACCGAGCACTGAGGACGACGCCCCCTCCAGCAACAGCAACGCGGACGTGGACTCGTTCGACAAGTCGGATTGCACCTCGTCCAGCGACGCCAGCGACGAGAACCAGCTGCTGTCCTCGTGGAAGAGCTTGATCGTGAAGGCGTTCGAGGACGTCGACGAGGAGCTGAGGCAGCACTCCGGGATCGACTGCCTTTGCAGTGGCACCACTGCCGTCACCGTCGTTAGGCAG GGTGATCACTTGATCATTGCCAATTTAGGCGATTCGCGCGCTGTTCTTTGCACGCGGGACAGCAAGGGCCGCCCGGTTTCGGTGCAAATCACCACCGACTTGAAGCCAGATCTTCCTG GTGAGGCTGAGAGGATCCTGATCTGCAAGGGGAGAATTTTCGCCATGGACGATGAGCCCGACGTGCCTAGGCTGTGGTTGCCGGACCAGGACGCGCCAGGCCTCGCCATGGCGAGGGCTTTCGGAGACTTCTGCCTCAAGAACCATGGGCTCATCTGCACACCCGAAGTGTACTACAGGAAGCTCTCTGAAAAGGATGACTTCTTGGTGCTCGCCACTGATGGG ATATGGGACGTGCTGTCCAACAAGGAGGTGGTCAAGATCGTCTCGTCGGTCTCCGACCGCTCAAAGGCGGCAAAGCAGCTCGTGGACCGGGCGGTTCGTGCGTGGCGCCGGAAGTTCCCGACGTCGATGGTCGATGATTGCGCGGCCGTCTGCCTCTTCCTGAAGCCAGCAGCCATTTCATCTGAAGAAGGCAGCACGACCAAGCCGCCTCAGGCACCCGTGCTGTCGTTCACCGGAAGTTTCCGCAAGGCTCTGGGCGGCGGTGAGGCGGAGGAGGGGACGGCGGTGTGGAGGGCGCTGGAGGGGGTGGCTCGGGTGAACTCGGTGATCCGGCTTCCCAGGATGCTGAGCCGGCGGTGGCGGTCGGCGTCCATGGATGAGAACAACGACCAAGAATCATCCAAGGCTGATTGA